From a single Brassica oleracea var. oleracea cultivar TO1000 chromosome C5, BOL, whole genome shotgun sequence genomic region:
- the LOC106344973 gene encoding uncharacterized protein LOC106344973, with amino-acid sequence MDVKDETETSNKETGPSSIKFPMLSSSNYIVWAMRMRIALKVNKVWETIDPGNKHEEKENMAIALIFQSILEALTLQVGNLDTAKAFWDAIQIRHVGAERVREVRLQTLMVNFDKLKMREEDSIDTFIGKLTEISSKSASLGEDVNQNLSRKQVLDLNTTSFEDIVGRLKAYEERISEEEEEQNDDHGKLMYANIETQQESYGNNRGRGRGGRGNWRGCRGQGRFGGFHTRKDAWKQGQNRDKSHITCFGCDKLGHYASEFPDKLLKLQETVEKKDKDTQEADKLMMHEVVYLNEQKVRPTIFETEQNMENLWYLDNGASNHMSRNRLFFYKLDEDVTGKVRFGDDTSTSKEKVQSGLY; translated from the exons ATGGACGTAAAAGACGAAACCGAGACAAGCAACAAAGAAACCGGACCCTCGTCCATCAAGTTCCCGATGCTCAGTTCTTCCAACTACATTGTTTGGGCTATGAGGATGAGAATCGCCCTCAAAGTTAATAAAGTTTGGGAAACAATTGACCCTGGAAACAAACATGAAGAGAAAGAAAATATGGCTATTGCTTTGATCTTTCAATCCATACTCGAGGCATTAACGTTGCAAGTAGGAAATCTCGATACAGCCAAAGCCTTTTGGGACGCAATTCAAATTAGACATGTCGGGGCTGAGAGGGTACGAGAAGTACGCTTACAAACACTAATGGTAAATTTCGACAAACTTAAGATGAGGGAAGAAGATAGCATTGATACATTCATCGGAAAGTTAACCGAAATCTCATCAAAATCAGCCTCTCTAGGAGAGGACGTGAACCAAAACTTGTCAAGAA AACAAGTTTTGGATCTTAATACAACTAGCTTTGAAGATATAGTTGGAAGATTGAAGGCATATGAAGAGAGAATAAGCGAAGAAGAGGAAGAACAGAATGACGATCACGGGAAGCTGATGTATGCTAATATTGAAACTCAGCAAGAGAGTTATGGGAATAATAGAGGAAGAGGACGTGGTGGACGAGGCAACTGGAGAGGATGTAGAGGCCAAGGACGTTTTGGAGGATTCCATACTCGGAAAGATGCTTGGAAACAGGGTCAAAACAGAGATAAAAGTCACATAACATGCTTCGGTTGTGACAAGCTCGGTCATTATGCATCTGAGTTCCCTGATAAGTTGCTTAAGTTACAAGAAACAGTTGAGAAGAAGGATAAAGATACACAAGAAGCGGATAAGCTAATGATGCATGAAGTGGTGTATCTTAATGAACAAAAGGTGAGACCAACCATCTTTGAGACTGAACAAAACATGGAGAACTTGTGGTATCTAGACAATGGAGCAAGCAATCACATGAGCAGAAATCGATTGTTCTTCTACAAACTTGATGAAGACGTTACAGGAAAGGTCCGCTTTGGTGACGATACATCGACATCAAAGGAAAAGGTTCAATCAGGTTTGTACTAA